GCTTGTGCCACAGTTAGAATTGTACTTAGCCACAGTGTCACTGGAAGTGTTCATAGACTTCAAATGGAGCAGTGTCTCAGATGCCGTTTCCCTTTGATGGGCTTTCCTCATCATCTTTAAAGGATGTCTTCCCAGTGTCTTAGTGACTGAGAAAGCAGGAACTTTTTAAGTCCCACTTTGTAAGCTATAGGAGAATGTACATTTTGAAAAGTCatatattaatcattttaattgCAAGATTTTTAGTAGTGGCAGGCTCATCTCCATTAGAATAGTGATAGAAATTAATGGCCCATTGAGCAGCTGAAGATTTTGAGGTGACCTTTTCATGACATGACTGAAGCTAAAACTAGAGAGCGCTAAGAGGTAAGGTAAATAAGGTTTGTCTTAAGTACCTACTTTTGTTTCatcaccccccccctttttttccttatagTACCCCTGTTCCCTAAAAGACCTTCCTTGATTCCAGATGCTTCTTAGTGGTTATTTGTCAACCAGTTTTTACTAAGGTGCTAACTATATCCAAGATAATGATGTGGTATAGCAATATGGTAGAGCGATTGAGAGAACAGCATTCAGACTGTTAGGATGCTGCTTCCCATCACCACTGGGTCTGGAACAGTTTACTTATCCACACTAGAGAGTTGTTTCCTGTAGGAAGGGGAATAATAATATACTCAATAGGACTgttatgaagtttattttttttaatttttatttttttgttacgAAGTTTAAATACAGTAATGCATATAGAGTGCCAGTAAGCTCTCAGCAAATATAAAGTACTACATTATTGTTACTTTTGATTTCTCCCTGGGGCAGTTGTAATTTAAGGATAGTCTGCTTCTAAAGGGGAAGAAAGACTAATATTGTAAGTAGTGCCTAGCCTGCCACCCTTCTCTTACAGCCATTTATTCGTGATCCTGTTAGCAGCTCAGCGTGGAGAGAATATTCTCTGGGCTGTCTCCATCTGCGCCTCGGCCTGTGGGATTAAAGCAGGCCATCGCTTCCACAGCTGCTGCTGTCTTTCTGTGCTTAACATGCTGAGAGTAACTGGTCTACCTGCTTCTCTAGATGCAATGTACTAACACTTGGATTGCTAGCATCAATACACTTAATTCTTACCTTCAAGGAATTTATAGTTTTATGAGGAAATATACAGATGCATTGAGTAAATTTAGGcaaatataattacaaatatacCATAGAAGAGGATTTTGCtgctaatttattattattttttaagattttattttttgagtaatctatatacccaaagtggggcttacAGCCTCTAGATCAGGAGTTGCAAGttctgctgagccagccaggcacccctttattattactttaaatccTTTGTTGAATAAGGAggagaataaaataagagaacaaatcATCAGATACAGCACTGATGAGGTAGACTGGGagcactgattttaaaaaatattaaagctctttttaaaaagagctgagAAAAATGGACAACTAAGCAAGACAGTTTTTTTCCTCAGGGGTGGAGGAGCCTCATGCAGTGGGCTCTGCATATGCTCTCTGCTCTGTATCAGCAGCAATATTAGCACTGTAAAAAGAGAAGCTAAGAAGAAAGTATAGAATGAGGTTAAAAGTACAATGGGAGCCTATGTGAGGATTACAGCTTTATGTACAGTGATTGTGGATAGCATTTATAAattgaaatctttttcttttcaagtcaTTGATTGGCTGGAGGAATGTCACACGGCTGCTGGTGTTTTCCACAGACGCTGGATTTCACTTTGCTGGAGATGGCAAACTTGGTGGCATTGTTTTACCAAATGATGGACAGTGTCACCTGGAAAATGATGTGTACACAATGAGCCATTATTATGTGAGTGTTGAATTCCTTACATATTGAATGGATTCCTGTGGAATTTTGGTGTTTAATACTAAAAGTATTGTGGGTGGTGatctccaggtggctcagcggtatagcgcctgcttttggcccagggcgcgatcctggggtcctgggattgagtcccgcatcaggctccttgcacggagcctgcttctccctctacctgtgtctctgcctctctctctctctctctctctatgtctatcatgaataaataaataaaatctttaaaaaaaaaaagtattgtggGTGACTGGCTTATGAGTTTTACAAGGTTTGAGGGTTTGTTATTTTGGTAAGTACAAGCCCTAACCTAACATGCAAGGAAGCTGGTATTGCTATGTCTGAAGATGTGGTTTTGTGTTTGCTTTCTGCTGCATAGACAAGGGCCTCAGTCGGTGAAAGGAGCTGCTTGAACActcttattctgtttctttttttttttttttttttttttttttttttttttctcttattctgtttCTCAGCACATCACTGTGTTTCTTGTCTTTGCACACATCATTTGATAGCAAATTTGACATTTCTAAACAGATAATTTGTAAAGGCCTATACTCTTCATCTTATATAAGATTTTTGAAAGTACGTACTCTCCTTTTATTGAAATCAAAGACTGGCAAATTATTCAAGTTCTACAAGAAATCTAAACCTTAGTGAATTTTGGTGATTTATGATACAACCTGTAGTTACTGGCAgttctttactttcatttttctaacaCTTACTATACAtagatcttgctttttaaaacctttttattgtGGAAGTTTCTATACATACAGAAGATACACACCCACATGTGTATGGAAGATAGAAGATTACACACCCACATGTACATACCTCCCACCTCAGCAATTATTTGTGTTATTTCAGGCAGTTTTGTGTAAGTAATCCAGTTATatatgcaaattattattttcaaaaagtatgGAAAAACTGGAATACATTGGAGGTAATTActtactaaattttatttaatttcttaggaTTATCCTTCTATTGCTCACCTTGTCCAGAAACTAAGTGAAAATAACATTCAGACAATTTTTGCAGTTACAGAAGAATTTCAGCCCGTTTACAAGGTAAGTATGTATCTGTGGGATAAAAAGAAGAACtagtgggcatctgggtggctcactggtggAGTCCTGGTATGGAGTCCCGCATTTGGCTCCCAAGAGgaagcttctccctttgcctatgtctctgcctctttctctgtgtctctcataaataaatgaattaggggatccctgggtggctcagcggtttggcgcctgcctttggcccagggcgtgatcctggagtcccaggatcgagtcccatgttgggctcctggcatggagcctgcttctccttcctcctgtgtctctgcctctctctctctctctctctctctctctctcggtctatcataaataaataaataaatctttaaaaaaaaaaaaaaagaaccagcttctagACCCTTCATGTCTAGTCTTTAGGCAAAATCATATGTCTGAATTGAAATATAGGAAAGTGTTAGTAACCAGACTGGATTTTACAGTAGtggtttatattaatttttaatcacaGATAAAAccagttttattatatttgactCCTTAAATTATTTAGGAAATGGCTAGGATGCTcatacttaagttttttttttttttttttaaatgctcggTAAATGCTAATTGGTTGAATCAATAGTATTTGTATCtcacatgttttatattttaatttcaggaaCTGAAAAATTTGATCCCTAAGTCAGCAGTAGGAACATTATCTGCAAATTCTAGCAACGTAATTCAGTTGATTATTGATGCCTACAACGTAAGTATATTCTAAATAAGAACTCTTTTAGACAATACCCTCTTGAGAATAATTTACCAAAGAAAGTAAAACTCCTTTCATTTACAATTTAGTAAGCTCAGAGGACAacataaaagtaacattttatgtatctggaagaaaacattttatattctataaaaaccaaattatttaTAATCTGAACAGAGCAAAAATATGATAATTGGGGTGGGGAAGGTTTCTAAATGTCTTGTTTGATGTCATTAAAAAGGTTTTCTTGTTGGAAAACAATTCACTTGTTTGAGGATATAAACAATAACTTATAacaatatataagatatatactGGATATATACAAGGATATAAACAATAACTTATAAACAtaacatatttaaatgtataagatTACCTCAATCTGCCCACTGCAGGATTTTTTATAGATTCATCTTTTTTGCAGAATTATTCTGGAAAAGCTTTTTTGTCAAGTCTTTTCTTGTTATGTATTCAGAGATATAGTTTTTTATTCTCAAGAGATACACACGccataaaatatgtacatatgtaaatatatttgacttacctgttttaaaaagatgtgtaaaattttttttccccacacttgGAAGGAAGTTGAGTTGTCTAGAGCTCTAATTCTGAGTATGTTTAGTGATGCTTGTTAAGCATTGGTGAATAACCATTTTAAGTAGTCAGAAGACATCGGTAACCGTTGTGTGTCTACCCCTCACCCTTTTGACAGgttaaattttagataattttacCTCATGCCCGGGTTTCCCAAAATGTTTCGGAAAAACCCTACTCACAGACagagaggggttttttttgtttttttttccttttttaaagattttatttatttattcatgagagacacacacagagaggcagagacataggcagagagagaagcaggctccatgaagggagcccgatgtgggactcgatcccgggactccagaatcacgcccgggccaaaggcaggtgctcaaccgctgagcaacccaggcgttcCGAGAGGTTTTTTATTACAAAGATTTTTAAGACTCCAGTTGTTCTCTGTCTTCCCTATAGTTGTTCTCTATCTTAACAGAGTATTGCATATTTTCCTAACTCACATGCATGTAGATGTGTGACTAAGAGACAGCTTGCTGCTGACCCTTCTCCATTTGTCCTCAGTGATCTGATATTCTAAAAAAACACACTGGTTTGAGTCATTCGTACTCaaggttttgggtttgtttgtgttttgtttttgttttttgttctgtttttgtttttgtttttgttttttggcccAGTCTGTAATGGCTCCTAAGCAGATTTGTTCCCAGACTATATAGTTAGTTCTTTATCTCTAGTCAGCTGGAAGTGGTAGGGCCAGAGGAGAGCCATATTGCCAATGGGGACAGAAAATGTTTGTTCTGAGTTCTTAGGACTCCTCATGTTAATATTAGGCCTCTCTTGCACCATATGAGCATCAGTAATTAAAGCAcaaatactcttattttttaatcatgtacattattttaaagaatttaatttgAGCCTGTTTCTCTGGGTTTTGAGTTTCCTAGTCACCTAGCATTTGGCTCCAAACCTTTTATTTGAATGATACTGTTTTCTTAATAGTTAATTTTGCCCTTTGGTTTTATGTATTCAGTGTACTTTATAGTAGCGTTTGGTTTCTTTCCTGTGTGTGATTAGTCTTTATTTTAGTCCCTTTCCTCAgaagtcattttggaaaacagtaaaCTGCCAGAAGGAGTTACAATAAATTACAAATCTTACTGTAAGAATGGGGTGAATGGAACaggggaaaatggaagaaaatgttccAATATTTCCATTGGAGATGAGGTATGTTGTATCAGcattttctgaagaaaagaaaaattatctgttTATAAGCAAATCTGGTTTGTAATTTAAGCAACAGTAAAAAGTGAGTAGCTTTTTGGAAGACTTTATAGCAGATTTAAATTGCTTAGTTGTTaatttaattgtctttttttccttcaaggtTCAATTTGAAATTAGTATAACTTCAAATAAATGTCCAAATAAGAATtctgaaaccattaaaattaaGCCTTTGGGCTTTACTGAAGAAGTAGAAGTTATTCTTCAGTTCATCTGTGAATGTGAATGCCAGAGTGAAGGCATCCCTAGTAGTCCAAAATGTCATGAAGGAAATGGGACGTTTGAGTGTGGAGCTTGCAGGTGAGCAGAGGTTGTTGGAGAATGAGCGAGAGGTGTACTGGATATTTTATAGAGTTATGAGCAGGCTCTTTTGAGATGTCCAGAAAAACATCTATTTGGAATGAGTTAAACTCTTTGTTCCAACCACTGTTGCTCACCATGAGATCAATTTGATGATCTTGTGCATGATACTTTTTTTCGTAAGAAGATGCTCTTTGAAATTAAAGGTTTTATAGCCATCCATGACATATATGTAACAAATTGTTGAGTTTTTCCCTCATAAAATAGCAACCTGAATTTTCTGTAGCTAAATGAGcttatgtaaaatacatttacagaGAAGTGTTTTAAGAAACTATATCAAACTTATAGTGGTGGTTTTATCTGGGAAATGGAACTAGGATGCCGGAACACCTTGTGCATGTACTTCTGCACTGTTggaataagttttaaaaacaagtgtATTGCGTCcccaaggtggctcagcagttgagcgtctgcctttggctcagggcatgatccctgagtccagggatcgaatcccacatcaggcttcttgcatggggcctgcttctccctctgcctgtgtctctgcctctctttctctctctgtctctcatgaataaataaataaaatcttaaaaaaaacaaaaaaaaacaagtgtacAAATGTACTTTgtgagattaaaaagaaaacactttcctGAACGTAGAATCTATTACTAACAAAATTGTAATCAAatgattttacatgttttttacaCTGTGGTGGTTAcctcttaattaaaaattaaaattgaatataCTCAATACAGCTTTCTCCTCAAAAGATAGGAAGGGGAGAGTATTTTGATCCAAACATCAGCCCCAAATGACAAGTTTTTGAAGGGTTTTTAATCCTGAGAAAAGTAAATGCCTGGATTTCACCATTAGTTACTAATTGTCTATTCTGAATAATGatttaaatactgtattttacttttatatgttgTACCTATCCCGATTGAGTCATGTAGATCCGTTTTTAGTAAGATTCATTAcctaaaaagatttaaaaatattttttcttcctggggcactggggtggctcatttgattaagtggccaactcttgattcatgatcttagagtcctgggattgagcctggttTTGGactcctgttcagtggggagtctgcttaacgattttttctttcccttcctctcctgtgCCCTTCCCCCTAATTGCATGTGTGAGCACATGCTTGcactctgtctaaaataaaaaaataaatctttaaaaaagaatattttgcctTCCTTTACATATTCACCAGATACAGAATTAGTGTATTGCCAGTGTCTATAAGCCTTGGGTGTTCTAGAAATACAGTGTGTTTGAACAGTCTGGACCTATAGGatatacctatttttaaataatatattatattattaagtGATACGCTCAATATTGTTTTTCTTCAACTTCCTTGTACTTTTTGGTATGtgtttattatacttttttaGATTAACAATTGGACCTTTGCTTTAAATTTAGAGATAGTTCACATATAATACCAAATGTAATAGCATGTCATTTGAGAACAGAACATATGTAGTCTTTTAAAGTAAGTTGATCCtatatttccaaatgttttatttacctGTTCACCGCTAGATGATATTTTCATCCTgatcaaaatgattattttcctgaagaaatatttttttccctaggcCCTTGCATATATTCCATATGAACTTGACTAATGCCTGCACACGTGTGCACTTATGAACCCTTTTGTACCTGTCTGTGATGTGTGGTGGGAGCACTCTCATGTAATAGAATtgtattttgaagattttgtttatagtCTAATTTCTTCTCCCAGTCTTTCTCACAATATgacattattttcaattatttttattttatgtgattgaaattttggatgctttttttaGGTGCAACGAGGGACGTGTTGGTAGACATTGTGAATGTAGCACAGATGAAGTTAACAGTGAAGATATGGATGCTTACTGCAGGAAAGAAAACAGTTCAGAAATCTGTAGTAACAATGGAGAGTGTGTCTGTGGACAATGTGTTTGTAGGAAGAGGGATAATACAAATGAAATTTATTCTGGCAAATTTTGCGAGTGTGATAATTTCAACTGCGATAGGTCCAATGGCTTAATTTGTGGAGGTGAGAAAGGGGTCTTAAAATGGTTATGAAAAGTGATCCCATCTTGtacaataaaaaacattcagagCTTGCTTGGTGAATAAGTAGGATACGGGCAGCATTGAGGGGTCAGTCCATCCTTCACTACATATCCTTCCCCATTACTACTTGTTGCTTTTAAAGTCAGtgccatggggatccctgggtggtgcagcggtttggcgctgcttttggcccagggcgcgatcctggagacccgggatcgaatcccatgtcaggctcccggtgcatggagcctgcttctccctctgcctgtgtctctgcctctctctctctctctctctctctctctctctctgtgtgactatcataaataaataaaaattaaaaaaaaaaattaaagtcagtgCCATGGTTGTATATTTTTACCATTGTAATGAGAAgtgatatttttaattccagGAAATGGTGTTTGCAAGTGTCGTGTGTGCGAGTGCAACCCCAACTACACTGGCAGTGCCTGTGACTGTTCTCTGGACACGACTTCATGCCTGGCCACGAACGGGCAGATCTGCAATGGCAGGGGCGTCTGTGAGTGTGGTGCCTGTAAGTGCACAGACCCCAAGTTTCAAGGGCCAACCTGTGAGATGTGTCAGACCTGCCTTGGTGTCTGTGCTGAACATAAGTAAGTATTACCTAGTTGCTTGAAAGAGTTGATATTAGTTGTCTGTTGACCTATGTACTGTTATCACTAGAACCAGAACAGTACTGATGTTAGGTCACACTGGAAATCAGATATCTGACCCACGGTAGCCCAATCTGAGCTTAAAGATCCTTTCTCAGTCATTAGCGTTTGTCATATGATACTTGTGTGTCATATGAGAGTAGTTGATGACATCATTTTGGTCTGAATTGGCTATGTAATTAAATCCCATAGGGTAACCTTTGTGAAATTAGTATTACTAGTTTCATTATGACTCTTGACTAAACTAAGCAAAATGAAGGTTTTGCCTTTTGGAGAAATGTTATTGTACAAATAACACAATGCTTATATCACTTTGGTtttgtattacatatttataatgtCTGATAAGGCtagttttatttatgaatttttatttttatttattttttattttatttttttacaagcaATCATCTGATTTATAGAAAGATGCAACAATacttaaaatgatacaaaatactgatttcaaaacatcaaaaaatgagTGTATTTAACCATACTCAGCTCATAATAGAGCAAATGGGTAAGAAGAATAATTCATACTATAGCATATTGCTAATATGAACTGTCAACAGAAAAAGTTGATATAAGAATGCAGAAAAACTCTATCTTTTAAGAATTAGAACTGAGGGGCTCCATAATCATCTAGCATCCACTCAATGTTGTACCTATGGTTAGAAATGTACATGATGGGAACTCCAGGAATCTTCCGGATCCTTCGTTTAAGGTCCTGGTCAACTGGTCAACTGTGGCCACAATGTAACACTTGTGCTGAGTTACTGTCTGTACTAAGCAGTCATCTGCATAGGTTCCTTTGTGTGTGCATGGCAATCATTCAAATCTTAGATCCTTGGCAATCCTTAGAGCCACTCGATACTTTTGCCCCAGTTTTTCAGTTTCAGCCATTACACAGTCAGTTATACAAGGGATACACTTGGCATACAGACAGTCCATCACTGACTGTACTAAGTCAAGTTTGGCTTTAATAGAAAAGTTGACAAAGTTGGTATCAACCAGGATGTGGTAGGTGGGCCCAGCTGTGTGTTATATTGGAAGAATAAGCAGGAAGGATGTTGGGGGACTTCTCTTTCCTTGAGTGCACTgggaactttcttttctttctttttaggttttaatcTATCCTTCTCTTTAAGCCTCTGATCTCAGAGACTAAGCATTCGCTTCATGGCTGCAtactttcttgtcttcttttgctTCCCCATGTTCATGCCGCACTCTGTTTCTTCtatttatgactttttaatttctctttttggatTTTAATTTGAACTGTACTATATAACTTCACTTGGAAAACTAGTGTCTTTATATTTAGTTTTCCCATTTAGAAGTGTCATATGCCCCTCCATTTACTCACATGAAATAAtctttaagcaaatatttattttaaataagtttttaatgCAATTTGTGTTTTCACAGAGAATGTGTTCAGTGCAGAGCCttcaataaaggagaaaagaaagacacttgCGCACAGGAATGTTCACATTTCAACATTACCAAGGTTGAAAATCGGGACAAATTACCACAACCAGGCCAGGTTGATCCCCTATCCCATTGTAAAGAGAAGGATGTTGACGACTGCTGGTTCTATTTCACATATTCAGTGAATGGGAATAATGAGGCCATTGTTCATGTTGTAGAGACACCAGGTAAAAGTCTGATCActtcaaaattcttttcattttcttttctactgcTACTTAGGCCTCTTGGCAGTTTCCCTAGCACCCAGTAACACTTCCAgctggattattttaaattcaagttagggcacttttaatctcaaaaattaaaatagtattgtTAACGatataaaagaagaaggaaaaaacaagtcTTAAGTGTTATGAATGGAGAGTTTGAAGACTAAATGTATGAATCCACATAAAACACTCAGCATACTGCCTGACATTTATTTAACCAGGACAGGAATTCACTAGGACTTGGCTCATTATTGATGATGCTTGAATTTGAGCTTGATTTAGGCTTGAGTGCTACTgggaaagataattttaaaggaTATTATAAAGCATGAATTTGTTCAGCTTCTcagaagaggaaacattttttattttgatttttgtaggcactttttgttatattctttgaaatttcctACATTTCTGTACAGGTTGTTGTAggaatgtaagttttcatttcttttggatatatggTACGAATGCATTTGAGGGCATATGGTAagcatatgtttaactttataagaaatagccaaactgtttttttttttttttgaagtctctgtattttacatttacagatACATGTTTACCAATTTATGCTTccttatcttttcatctttttaacattgtttttgaAAGACCAGAAGCTTTAATTTTGATGAACACAATTTACCGTCTTTCTTTTATGGATCTTGCTTTTACTGTTATATCTAGCACTCTTTGCCTAACTCAGGTTCATAAcgatttttcttgtgttttctttttttttttttttaatttaaattggaCACTTGGCCagttcagtcagtaaagcatgactctttttttttttttaatattttatttatttattcatgtgaggatcacaccctgggccaaaggcggcactaaaccgctgaaccactggggctgccctctcctgtgttttctttagaagttttatagtttctggTTTTTCCATTTAGGCCtgtaacccatt
The Vulpes vulpes isolate BD-2025 chromosome 2, VulVul3, whole genome shotgun sequence genome window above contains:
- the ITGB1 gene encoding integrin beta-1 isoform X1, whose translation is MNLQLIFWIGLIGSICCVFGQADENRCLKANAKSCGECIQAGPNCGWCTNSTFLQEGMPTSARCDDLEALKKKGCHPDDIENPRGSKDTKKNKNVTNRSKGTAEKLQPEDITQIQPQQLVLQLRSGEPQTFTLKFKRAEDYPIDLYYLMDLSYSMKDDLENVKSLGTDLMNEMRRITSDFRIGFGSFVEKTVMPYISTTPAKLRNPCTSEQNCTSPFSYKNVLSLTDKGEVFNELVGKQRISGNLDSPEGGFDAIMQVAVCGSLIGWRNVTRLLVFSTDAGFHFAGDGKLGGIVLPNDGQCHLENDVYTMSHYYDYPSIAHLVQKLSENNIQTIFAVTEEFQPVYKELKNLIPKSAVGTLSANSSNVIQLIIDAYNSLSSEVILENSKLPEGVTINYKSYCKNGVNGTGENGRKCSNISIGDEVQFEISITSNKCPNKNSETIKIKPLGFTEEVEVILQFICECECQSEGIPSSPKCHEGNGTFECGACRCNEGRVGRHCECSTDEVNSEDMDAYCRKENSSEICSNNGECVCGQCVCRKRDNTNEIYSGKFCECDNFNCDRSNGLICGGNGVCKCRVCECNPNYTGSACDCSLDTTSCLATNGQICNGRGVCECGACKCTDPKFQGPTCEMCQTCLGVCAEHKECVQCRAFNKGEKKDTCAQECSHFNITKVENRDKLPQPGQVDPLSHCKEKDVDDCWFYFTYSVNGNNEAIVHVVETPECPTGPDIIPIVAGVVAGIVLIGLALLLIWKLLMIIHDRREFAKFEKEKMNAKWDTGENPIYKSAVTTVVNPKYEGK
- the ITGB1 gene encoding integrin beta-1 isoform X2, whose protein sequence is MNLQLIFWIGLIGSICCVFGQADENRCLKANAKSCGECIQAGPNCGWCTNSTFLQEGMPTSARCDDLEALKKKGCHPDDIENPRGSKDTKKNKNVTNRSKGTAEKLQPEDITQIQPQQLVLQLRSGEPQTFTLKFKRAEDYPIDLYYLMDLSYSMKDDLENVKSLGTDLMNEMRRITSDFRIGFGSFVEKTVMPYISTTPAKLRNPCTSEQNCTSPFSYKNVLSLTDKGEVFNELVGKQRISGNLDSPEGGFDAIMQVAVCGSLIGWRNVTRLLVFSTDAGFHFAGDGKLGGIVLPNDGQCHLENDVYTMSHYYDYPSIAHLVQKLSENNIQTIFAVTEEFQPVYKELKNLIPKSAVGTLSANSSNVIQLIIDAYNSLSSEVILENSKLPEGVTINYKSYCKNGVNGTGENGRKCSNISIGDEVQFEISITSNKCPNKNSETIKIKPLGFTEEVEVILQFICECECQSEGIPSSPKCHEGNGTFECGACRCNEGRVGRHCECSTDEVNSEDMDAYCRKENSSEICSNNGECVCGQCVCRKRDNTNEIYSGKFCECDNFNCDRSNGLICGGNGVCKCRVCECNPNYTGSACDCSLDTTSCLATNGQICNGRGVCECGACKCTDPKFQGPTCEMCQTCLGVCAEHKECVQCRAFNKGEKKDTCAQECSHFNITKVENRDKLPQPGQVDPLSHCKEKDVDDCWFYFTYSVNGNNEAIVHVVETPECPTGPDIIPIVAGVVAGIVLIGLALLLIWKLLMIIHDRREFAKFEKEKMNAKWDTQENPIYKSPINNFKNPNYGRKAGL